The following proteins are co-located in the Triticum aestivum cultivar Chinese Spring chromosome 1A, IWGSC CS RefSeq v2.1, whole genome shotgun sequence genome:
- the LOC123048961 gene encoding uncharacterized protein: MVPDQRGRGLRRRASSVGEASSGRWTRSRGRLLAAENTGPAQSVEDSRGDRRRAEGFSARKKREAAGSERVLSAEEVALAARPLPPHAPFPKSGQHDDVVAWSEDLMKLGDEDTSLLTLRAVRGTKSVKSAMSLDDRDMILDVACSVVNVSATEPDGNVVVYCTGIITEYDEVGKCAKILSSSSIM; the protein is encoded by the exons ATGGTCCCGGATCAGCGGGGACGCGGACTCCGGCGTCGAGCGTCGTCGGTCGGGGAGGCGTCCAGCGGAAGATGGACTCGCTCCAGAGGAAGATTGCTGGCGGCGGAGAACACTGGCCCGGCGCAGTCAGTCGAAGATTCTCGAGGCGATCGGCGGAGGGCGGAGGGTTTCAGTGCGAGGAAGAAGCGGGAGGCAGCGGGCAGCGAAAGGGTGCTGTCCGCGGAGGAAGTCGCCTTAGCCGCCCGGCCGCTCCCTCCCCATGCTCCCTTCCCCAAATCTGGCCAACATGATGACGTGGTGGCTTGGAGTGAAGATCTCATGAAGCTCGGAGATGAAG ATACTAGCCTTCTGACCCTTAGAGCGGTCAGGGGCACTAAATCCGTGAAATCTGCAATGAGCTTGGATGATAGAGACATGATCCTGGATGTGGCCTGCTCTGTTGTGAATGTATCAGCTACCGAGCCTG ATGGAAATGTGGTTGTATACTGCACTGGCATCATCACCGAGTATGATGAGGTTGGTAAGTGCGCAAAAATCTTGTCTTCTTCTAGCATCATGTGA